A stretch of DNA from Streptomyces xanthii:
GGCGCCCATCATGCCGGCGCCGAGGACGGCGACCTTGTTGACCTTGCGGGGCTCGATGCCCTGCGGGCGGTTGGCGCCCGAGTTCACGGCCTGGAGGTCGAAGAAGAACGCCTGGATCATGTTCTTCGCGGTCTGGCCGGTGACCAGCTCGGTGAAGTAGCGGGCCTCGATGGTCAGGGCGGTCTCGAAGTCGACCTGGGAGCCCTCGACGGCGGCCGCGAGGATGTTGCGCGGGGCCGGGTAGGGGGCGCCGTTGAGCTGCTTCTTCAGGTTGGCCGGGAAGGCCGGGAGGTTGGCCGCGAACTTGGGGTTGGCGGGGGTGCCGCCCGGGATGCGGTAGCCGGGCTTGTCCCAGGGCTGCTGCGACTCGGGGTTGGCGTCGATGAAGGCGCGGGCCTTCTCGAGCATCTCCTCGCGGGTGGCGGCGACCTCGTGGACCAGGCCGTTGTCCAGCGCGCGCTTCGGCGTGTACTGGGTGCCCTGGAGAAGGATCTTGAGGAGGGCGTCGGCGATGCCCATGAGGCGGACGGTGCGGGTGACGCCGCCGCCGGCCGGAAGCAGGCCGAGCGTGACCTCGGGCAGGCCGATCTTGGAGCCAGGGGCGTCGAGGGCGACGCGGTGGTGGCTGGCGAGGGCGATCTCGTAGCCGCCGCCCAGGGCCGCGCCGTTGATCGCCGCGACGACCGGCTTGCCGAGGGTCTCGATGCGGCGCAGGGAGTTCTTGATGCCGGTGCCGGTCTCGAAGACGGCCTGGGCGTCCTCGGGGCCCGCCTTCATCATGTCCTTGAGGTCGCCGCCCGCGAAGAAGGTCTTCTTGGCGGAGGTGTAGATGATGCCCCGGATCGAGTCGCGCTCGGCCTCGGCGCGGTCGGCGATCGCGGCGATCGAGTCCTTGAACGCCTGGTTCATGGTGTTCGCGGACTGGTTCGGGTCGTCGAGGACGAGGGTGACGATGCCGGTGTCGTCCTGTTCCCAGCGGATGGTGGTGCTGGCGGTCATGTGTGTCTCCGTGAAGTCGGGTGCGGGTCGCTTTTTGGCGGCTACGGGAGGGGTGGCCGGGTCTCGTTCGCCGGGTGCGGGCCGGTGGGGCTTCTCGGGCAGTTCCCCGCGCCCCTGATGAGGCTGCGCCTCATCGGGGAAATGCGACCCGAAGGGTCTGCATTTCAGGGGCGCGGGGAACTGCGCGACCAGCCCCCACCGGGCCTCACTCGCCGACGAACCGGCGGAGCTACGGCGCTAGATCCGCTCCACGATCGTGGCGATGCCCATCCCGCCCCCGACACACAGCGTCGCCAGCCCGTACCGGAGGTCCCGCCGCTCGAGCTCGTCCACCAGCGTGCCGAGGATCATCGCCCCGGTCGCCCCCAGCGGGTGCCCGAGCGCGATCGCCCCGCCGTTCACGTTCACCTTGTCCAGCGAGAGCCCCATGTCCTTCACGAAGCGGAGCACCACGGCCGCGAACGCCTCGTTGATCTCGACGAGGTCGATGTCGTCGATGGTCAGCCCGGCCTTGGCGAGTGCCTTGCGGGTGGCCGGCGCGGGACCGGTGAGCATGATGGTCGGCTCGGAGCCGGACACGGCCGCGGAGACGATCCGGGCGCGCGGCGTGAGCCCGTACCGCTCCCCCACCTCGCGCGAGCCGATGGCGACGAGGGAGGCGCCGTCGACGATGCCGGAGGAGTTGCCCGCGTGGTGGACGTGGTCGATCTTCTCGACCCAGTGGTACTTCTGCAGCGCCACCGCGTCGAAGCCGCCGAGGTCGCCGATGTCCTTGAAGGACGGCTTCAGCCGGGCCAGCGAGTCCGCGGTGGTGCCCGGGCGCAGGAACTCGTCGTGGTCGAGCACGGTGAGGCCGCTGCGGTCCTTGACCGGGACGACGGACCGCTCGAAGCGGCCGTCCTTGACGGCGGCGGCGGCCCGCTCCTGGGAGAGCGCCGCGTACTCGTCGACGTCACGCCGCGAGAAGCCCTCGATGGTGGCGATGAGGTCGGCGCCGATGCCCTGCGGCACGAAGCCGGTGTCGAAGTTGGTCATCGGGTCGGCGAACCAGGCGCCGCCGTCGGAGGCCATCGGCACGCGCGACATGGACTCGACGCCGCCGGCGAGGACGAGGTCCTCCCAGCCGGAGCGGACCTTCATGGCGGCCAGGTTCACGGCTTCCAGGCCCGAGGCACAGAAGCGGTTCTCCTGGACGCCGGCGACGGTGTCGGGCAGGCCGGCCGCGATGGCGGCGATGCGGGCGATGTCGGAGCCCTGGTCGCCGACGGGGCCGACGACGCCGAGGACGATGTCGTCGATCGCGGCGGGGTCGAGGTCGGGGAAGCGGGCGCGGATCTCGTGGATGAGCCCGACGACCAGGTCGATCGGCTTGGTGCCGTGCAGCGAGCCGTTGGGCTTGCCCTTGCCGCGCGGGGTGCGGATCGCGTCGTAGACGTACGCGTCTGTGGTCACGGAGGTGCCTTTCGGGGCTGTGGAGCTGTTCAGGGCTTCGGAGGCGTGCGGGAGGTCAGGCGAGCAGGGAGCGGCCGATGATCTCCTTCATGATCTCGGTGGTGCCGCCGTAGATGGTCTGGATGCGTCCGTCGGTGAAGGCCTTCGCGACGCGGTACTCGGTCATGTAGCCGTAGCCGCCGTGCAGTTGGAGGCAGCGGTCGGCGACGCGCTTCTGCAGTTCGGTGGCCCACCACTTCGCCATGGAGGCGTGCACGGCGTCGAGGGTGCCGTCGGAGTGGTCCTCGATGCAGCGGTCGAGGAAGGTGCGGGTGACGGCGCACTCGGTGGCCATCTCGGCTATCTCGAACCGGATGTGCTGCTTGGTGGCGAGCGGCCGGCCGAAGGCCTCGCGCTCCTTCACGTACGTCGTGGTGATCTCCAGGAGGTGCTCGGCGGCGGCGATCGCGGCGACGGCGATGCCCATGCGCTCCTGCGCGAGGTTCGTCATCAGGTGGATGAACGCGCCGTCGAGCTCGCCGAGCAGATTCTCCTTCGGGACGCGGACGTCGTCGAAGAAGAGCTCGGCCGTGTCCTGGGACTTCTGGCCGATCTTGTCGAGGTTGCGGCCCCGCTCGAAGCCCTCCATGCCGCGCTCGACGACGAGCAGGGACAGGCCGTGGGCGCCGCCCTCGGTGGTGGTCTTGGCGACGACGATGACGAGGTCGGCGAGGATGCCGTTGGAGATGAAGGTCTTGGAGCCGTTGAGCAGCCAGTGGTCGCCCTTGTCCTCGGCGCTGGTGCGGATGCCCTGGAGGTCGGATCCGGCGCCGGGCTCGGTCATGGCGATCGCGGTGATCAGCGAGCCGTCGCAGAAGCCGGGCAGCCAGCGCCGCTTCTGCTCCTCGGTGGCGAGGGAGGTGAGGTACGGGCCGATGATGTCGTTGTGCAGGCCGACCGCGA
This window harbors:
- a CDS encoding acyl-CoA dehydrogenase family protein — encoded protein: MERRLYSAEHEAFRETVRTFLAKEVTPHYEQWEKDGIVSREVWLAAGRQGLLGLAVPEEYGGGGNEDFRYSAVLAEEFTRAGVAGFAVGLHNDIIGPYLTSLATEEQKRRWLPGFCDGSLITAIAMTEPGAGSDLQGIRTSAEDKGDHWLLNGSKTFISNGILADLVIVVAKTTTEGGAHGLSLLVVERGMEGFERGRNLDKIGQKSQDTAELFFDDVRVPKENLLGELDGAFIHLMTNLAQERMGIAVAAIAAAEHLLEITTTYVKEREAFGRPLATKQHIRFEIAEMATECAVTRTFLDRCIEDHSDGTLDAVHASMAKWWATELQKRVADRCLQLHGGYGYMTEYRVAKAFTDGRIQTIYGGTTEIMKEIIGRSLLA
- a CDS encoding acetyl-CoA C-acetyltransferase is translated as MTTDAYVYDAIRTPRGKGKPNGSLHGTKPIDLVVGLIHEIRARFPDLDPAAIDDIVLGVVGPVGDQGSDIARIAAIAAGLPDTVAGVQENRFCASGLEAVNLAAMKVRSGWEDLVLAGGVESMSRVPMASDGGAWFADPMTNFDTGFVPQGIGADLIATIEGFSRRDVDEYAALSQERAAAAVKDGRFERSVVPVKDRSGLTVLDHDEFLRPGTTADSLARLKPSFKDIGDLGGFDAVALQKYHWVEKIDHVHHAGNSSGIVDGASLVAIGSREVGERYGLTPRARIVSAAVSGSEPTIMLTGPAPATRKALAKAGLTIDDIDLVEINEAFAAVVLRFVKDMGLSLDKVNVNGGAIALGHPLGATGAMILGTLVDELERRDLRYGLATLCVGGGMGIATIVERI